A genomic stretch from Telopea speciosissima isolate NSW1024214 ecotype Mountain lineage chromosome 7, Tspe_v1, whole genome shotgun sequence includes:
- the LOC122667105 gene encoding cytochrome P450 90D2-like: MDSAALILGLVGTVLFFILLCKSLKTRINRSRLYKYPLPLGTLGWPLIGETFQFISCAYSDHPESFMDKRRRMYGKVFKSHIFGNPTIISTDAEVSRFVLQSDAKAFVPSYPRSLTELMGNSSILLINGNLQRRVHGLIGAFFKSPHLKAQITQDMQKYVQESMDTWKDNHLIYIQDETKNIAFQVLVKALISLEPGEEMEFLKQRFQEFIAGLISLPIKIAGSQLYRSLQAKKRMVKLVHEIIKDRRRKSSPSIPRDVVDVLLSDTSEQLTDELISDNMIDFMIPGEDSVPLLITLAIKYISDSPIALHQLMEENMKLKTLKAKLGEPLCWSDYMDLSFTQNVITETLRMGNIIIGVMRKAMKDVEIKGYFIPKGWCVFTYFRSVHLDEQYYDWPYQFNPWRWQDKDTGSCTFTPFGGGQRLCPGLDLARLEASIFLHHFVTQFRWVAEDDSIINFPTVRLKKRMPVWVKRR; the protein is encoded by the exons ATGGACAGTGCAGCCTTGATTTTAGGTTTGGTAGGAACTGTGTTGTTCTTCATACTTCTCTGTAAGAGTTTGAAAACCAGAATCAACAGATCAAGATTATACAAATACCCACTTCCTTTAGGAACTCTTGGATGGCCTCTCATCGGTGAAACCTTCCAGTTCATCTCTTGCGCTTACTCAGATCATCCTGAGAGCTTTATGGACAAGCGTCGACGCAT GTATGGCAAGGTCTTTAAATCACACATCTTTGGTAATCCAACCATCATATCAACAGATGCTGAGGTTAGTAGGTTTGTTCTTCAGAGTGATGCAAAGGCTTTTGTGCCATCTTACCCTAGATCACTCACTGAGTTAATGGGCAACTCATCAATTCTACTCATTAATGGAAACCTACAAAGAAGAGTCCATGGACTCATTGGAGCCTTCTTCAAATCACCTCATCTCAAGGCTCAGATCACTCAAGATATGCAGAAATATGTGCAAGAATCCATGGATACTTGGAAAGACAATCACCTCATTTACATCCAAGATGAAACTAAAAAt ATTGCATTTCAAGTACTAGTGAAAGCATTGATTAGTTTAGAACCAGGTGAAGAAATGGAGTTTCTAAAGCAAAGATTTCAAGAATTCATTGCTGGTCTTATTTCCTTACCCATCAAGATAGCAGGAAGTCAGCTTTACAGATCACTGCAG GCAAAGAAAAGAATGGTGAAGTTGGTTCATGAGATTATCAAAGACAGAAGGAGGAAGAGCAGCCCAAGCATTCCAAGAGATGTGGTTGATGTTTTACTCAGTGACACAAGTGAGCAATTAACAGATGAACTAATTTCAGACAATATGATTGATTTCATGATTCCAGGGGAGGATTCAGTCCCTCTCCTTATAACTCTTGCTATAAAGTACATCAGTGATTCTCCTATAGCTCTTCATCAATTAATG GAGGAAAACATGAAGTTGAAAACACTAAAAGCTAAACTTGGAGAACCTTTATGTTGGAGTGACTACATGGATTTGTCATTCACACAAAAT GTAATAACTGAGACCTTAAGGATGGGAAACATCATCATAGGAGTGATGCGAAAGGCCATGAAAGATGTGGAGATAAAAGGGTATTTCATTCCCAAGGGATGGTGTGTCTTTACATATTTCAGATCAGTTCATCTTGATGAACAATATTATGACTGGCCTTACCAATTCAATCCATGGAGGTGGCAA GACAAAGACACGGGTTCTTGTACCTTCACCCCCTTTGGAGGTGGACAGAGGCTTTGTCCAGGACTTGATTTGGCCAGGCTGGAAGCTTCTATTTTCCTCCACCACTTTGTGACTCAATTCAG GTGGGTAGCTGAGGATGATTCAATTATCAACTTCCCCACAGTAAGATTGAAAAAGAGAATGCCAGTGTGGGTCAAAAGGAGGTAG